The Paracoccus seriniphilus genome includes a window with the following:
- the hutH gene encoding histidine ammonia-lyase gives MTTLTLTPGAVTLDALAEIYWNEASVRLDPACHADIELAHSRIAKAVAGTDAVYGVNTGFGKLASVKIESGDTATLQRNLILSHCCGVGPAISRRHARLVMALKLLSLGRGASGVRLEVVQLIEAMLDKGVTPVIPAQGSVGASGDLAPLAHMAAVMMGHGEAEFGGKVMPGGKALAAAGLTPVELGPKEGLALINGTQFSTAFALAGLFGAWRAAHSSLVTSALSTDAIMGSTAPLQPEIHSLRGHAGQIEAGATMRALLSGSQIRESHIVDDARVQDPYCIRCQPQVTGAAMDVLRMAARTLETEANAATDNPLVLIDADVIVSGGNFHAEPVGFAADMIALAIAEIGAIAQRRVALIVDPVLSFNLPPFLTPNPGLNSGYMIAEVTTAALMSENKHLANPCVTDSTPTSANQEDHVSMAAHGARRLGQMVGNLNRILGVELLCAAQGIDFRAPLATSETLQRVVTRVRQDVATMGEDRYLAPDLECAASMIASGDIVTAAGIDMPELAA, from the coding sequence GTGACCACTCTTACCCTGACCCCCGGCGCAGTCACCCTGGATGCTCTGGCCGAAATTTACTGGAATGAGGCCTCGGTGCGGCTTGATCCCGCCTGCCATGCCGATATCGAGCTGGCCCATTCGCGCATTGCCAAGGCTGTTGCCGGAACCGATGCCGTCTATGGCGTCAATACCGGCTTTGGCAAGCTGGCCTCGGTCAAGATCGAATCCGGGGATACGGCCACGCTGCAGCGCAACCTGATCCTGTCGCATTGCTGCGGCGTCGGACCGGCGATCTCGCGCCGCCATGCGCGGCTGGTCATGGCGCTGAAACTGCTCAGCCTGGGGCGCGGCGCATCAGGCGTGCGTCTTGAGGTCGTGCAGTTGATCGAAGCCATGCTGGACAAGGGCGTGACCCCGGTCATCCCGGCGCAGGGCTCGGTCGGGGCCTCGGGCGACCTCGCGCCGCTGGCGCATATGGCTGCAGTGATGATGGGCCATGGCGAGGCAGAATTCGGCGGCAAGGTCATGCCCGGAGGCAAGGCCCTGGCCGCTGCCGGCCTGACCCCCGTCGAACTGGGGCCCAAAGAGGGTCTGGCGCTGATCAATGGCACCCAGTTCTCGACTGCCTTCGCGCTGGCCGGGCTGTTCGGTGCATGGCGCGCGGCGCATTCCTCGCTGGTCACATCGGCCCTGTCCACGGATGCCATCATGGGCTCGACCGCACCCCTGCAGCCCGAGATCCACAGCCTGCGCGGGCACGCCGGGCAGATCGAGGCAGGCGCAACGATGCGCGCGCTGCTGTCGGGATCGCAGATTCGCGAAAGCCATATCGTCGACGACGCCCGCGTTCAGGACCCCTATTGCATCCGTTGCCAGCCGCAGGTGACCGGGGCGGCCATGGATGTGCTGCGCATGGCCGCACGCACGCTGGAGACAGAGGCCAATGCCGCCACAGACAACCCGCTGGTGCTGATCGATGCCGATGTCATCGTTTCGGGCGGGAATTTCCACGCCGAACCGGTCGGATTTGCCGCCGACATGATCGCGCTGGCCATCGCCGAGATCGGCGCCATCGCGCAGCGCCGTGTGGCCCTGATCGTCGATCCCGTGCTCAGCTTCAACCTGCCGCCCTTCCTGACGCCCAATCCGGGTCTGAACAGCGGCTATATGATCGCCGAGGTCACGACCGCCGCACTGATGAGCGAGAACAAGCATCTGGCCAATCCCTGCGTCACCGACAGCACGCCGACCTCGGCCAATCAGGAAGATCATGTGTCCATGGCCGCCCATGGCGCGCGTCGTCTGGGGCAGATGGTCGGCAATCTCAACCGCATCCTGGGCGTCGAATTGCTCTGCGCGGCGCAGGGGATCGATTTCCGCGCGCCGCTGGCGACCAGCGAGACCCTGCAACGCGTCGTGACGCGGGTGCGTCAGGATGTGGCGACCATGGGCGAGGACCGTTATCTGGCACCCGATCTGGAGTGTGCCGCCAGCATGATTGCCTCGGGCGATATCGTCACCGCAGCGGGCATCGACATGCCGGAGTTGGCGGCATGA
- the hutG gene encoding N-formylglutamate deformylase — protein sequence MNPVEINRGDSPIVLGLPHTGTHVPDDVMANLNPRGRGLDDTDWHIHQLYDGLLPGVTTVRATFHRYVVDANRDPSGASLYPGQNTTGLVPLTDFDGQDIWTTPPTEAEIEARRQAFHAPYHAALQAELERVRDLHGIAILYDCHSIRSKIPFLFEGTLPDFNIGTNLGTTCAPEIEAATQEICAAASGYSTITNGRFKGGWTTRHYGRPAEGLHAIQMELAQSTYLTDEAAPWDYDQAKAARLRPHLTTILTKLAELAPTLKGKS from the coding sequence ATGAACCCGGTCGAGATCAATCGGGGCGACAGCCCCATCGTGCTGGGCCTGCCCCATACCGGAACCCATGTCCCCGACGATGTCATGGCCAATCTGAACCCGCGCGGGCGTGGGCTGGATGACACAGACTGGCATATCCATCAGCTGTATGACGGTCTGTTGCCCGGCGTCACCACGGTGCGGGCGACCTTTCACCGCTATGTGGTGGATGCCAATCGCGATCCCTCGGGTGCTTCGCTCTATCCGGGGCAGAACACCACGGGGCTGGTGCCACTGACCGATTTCGACGGTCAGGACATCTGGACCACCCCGCCCACCGAGGCCGAGATCGAGGCACGCCGTCAGGCGTTCCACGCGCCCTATCACGCCGCCCTTCAGGCGGAACTGGAACGCGTGCGCGACCTGCATGGCATTGCGATCCTGTATGACTGCCACTCGATCCGCTCGAAGATTCCCTTCCTCTTCGAGGGCACCCTGCCCGATTTCAACATCGGCACCAATCTGGGCACCACCTGCGCGCCCGAAATCGAGGCCGCCACGCAAGAGATCTGCGCCGCCGCCAGCGGCTACAGCACGATCACCAACGGGCGCTTCAAGGGTGGCTGGACCACCCGCCATTACGGCCGCCCCGCCGAGGGCCTGCATGCCATCCAGATGGAACTGGCCCAAAGCACCTATCTGACCGATGAAGCCGCGCCCTGGGACTATGATCAGGCCAAGGCCGCGCGTCTTCGCCCCCATCTGACAACCATCCTGACGAAACTGGCCGAACTGGCCCCGACATTGAAAGGCAAATCATGA
- the hutU gene encoding urocanate hydratase has translation MSDPRKNTRDVFPATGTELTAKSWLTEAPLRMLMNNLHPDVAENPHELVVYGGIGRAARTWKDFDTIVDSLRALEEDQTLLVQSGKPVGVFQTHKDAPRVLIANSNLVPHWATWDHFNELDKKGLAMYGQMTAGSWIYIGSQGIVQGTYETFVEAGRQHYNGDLKGKWILTGGLGGMGGAQPLAAVMAGACCLAVECNPDSIDFRLRTKYVDEKAETLDEALEMINRWTAAGEAKSVALLGNAADVFPELVKRGIHPDIVTDQTSAHDPINGYLPQGWTMAQWKEKRETAPKEVEKAARASMKVQVKAMVDFHAAGIPTVDYGNNIRQMALEEGLENAFDFPGFVPAYIRPLFCRGIGPFRWAALSGDPEDIYKTDAKVKEILSEDKHLHNWLDMARERISFQGLPARICWVGLGVRHKLGLAFNEMVRNGELSAPIVIGRDHLDSGSVASPNRETESMKDGSDAVSDWPLLNALLNTASGATWVSLHHGGGVGMGFSQHSGMVICCDGSEDADRRIARVLWNDPATGVMRHADAGYEIAQDCARENGLNLPGIL, from the coding sequence ATGAGCGATCCGCGCAAGAACACCCGTGACGTTTTTCCCGCAACCGGCACCGAACTGACGGCAAAAAGCTGGCTGACCGAAGCGCCGCTGCGGATGCTGATGAACAACCTGCATCCCGATGTGGCCGAGAACCCGCATGAGTTGGTGGTCTATGGCGGCATCGGACGCGCCGCGCGCACCTGGAAGGATTTCGATACCATCGTCGACTCGCTGCGGGCGCTGGAAGAGGATCAGACCCTGCTGGTGCAATCGGGCAAACCGGTCGGTGTCTTCCAGACCCACAAGGACGCCCCGCGCGTGCTGATCGCCAATTCGAACCTCGTGCCGCATTGGGCCACCTGGGACCATTTCAACGAACTCGACAAGAAAGGTCTGGCGATGTACGGCCAGATGACGGCGGGTTCGTGGATCTATATCGGCAGCCAGGGCATCGTTCAGGGCACCTATGAAACCTTTGTCGAGGCTGGCCGCCAGCATTACAATGGCGACCTGAAGGGCAAATGGATCCTGACCGGCGGCCTTGGCGGCATGGGCGGCGCCCAGCCTCTGGCGGCGGTGATGGCCGGGGCCTGCTGCCTGGCCGTGGAATGCAATCCCGACAGCATCGATTTCCGTCTGCGCACCAAATATGTGGACGAAAAGGCCGAAACGCTTGATGAAGCGCTGGAGATGATCAACCGCTGGACCGCCGCCGGAGAGGCAAAATCGGTCGCCCTGCTGGGCAATGCGGCAGATGTCTTTCCCGAGCTGGTGAAACGCGGCATCCACCCCGATATCGTCACCGACCAGACCTCTGCCCATGACCCGATCAACGGCTATCTGCCGCAGGGCTGGACCATGGCGCAGTGGAAGGAAAAACGCGAAACCGCGCCGAAAGAGGTCGAAAAGGCCGCCCGCGCCAGCATGAAGGTGCAGGTCAAGGCGATGGTCGATTTCCATGCCGCTGGTATCCCCACGGTCGATTACGGCAACAATATCCGCCAGATGGCGCTGGAAGAAGGGCTGGAGAACGCCTTTGACTTCCCCGGTTTCGTGCCCGCCTATATCCGCCCGCTGTTCTGCCGCGGCATCGGCCCCTTCCGTTGGGCGGCGCTGTCGGGCGACCCCGAGGATATCTACAAGACCGATGCCAAGGTGAAAGAGATCCTGTCCGAGGACAAGCATCTGCACAACTGGCTGGACATGGCGCGCGAGCGGATTTCCTTCCAGGGCCTGCCGGCGCGGATCTGCTGGGTCGGACTGGGCGTGCGCCACAAGCTGGGCCTTGCCTTCAACGAAATGGTCCGCAATGGCGAGCTGAGCGCCCCCATCGTGATCGGCCGCGACCATCTGGACTCCGGTTCGGTGGCCTCGCCCAACCGCGAGACTGAATCCATGAAGGACGGGTCCGATGCCGTGTCCGACTGGCCGCTGCTGAACGCGCTGCTGAACACCGCTTCGGGTGCGACCTGGGTATCGCTGCATCATGGCGGCGGTGTCGGCATGGGCTTTTCTCAGCATTCCGGCATGGTCATCTGCTGCGATGGCTCCGAGGACGCCGACCGGCGCATCGCGCGGGTGCTGTGGAACGATCCGGCCACCGGCGTCATGCGTCATGCGGATGCAGGCTATGAAATCGCGCAGGACTGCGCGCGCGAAAACGGGCTGAACCTGCCCGGCATCCTGTAA
- a CDS encoding UTRA domain-containing protein encodes MKATYKDVKADLLSKITKGEWGPGDLVPNEVDLAATYGCARATVNRAMRELADDGIIERRRKAGTRVRMTPIRQARFDIPVVRDEIEERGAAYRYSLVKRSVEPAPDWLRARLNLRPEGMALHLVCMHYADSVPYEHEDRWINLDALPQAEEIDFTQDRPSEWLLATVPFSKVEISLSAELADQRLTDYLACAIGDPVFTIERSTWWEGKAVTYVRLTYRPGHRLTTQY; translated from the coding sequence ATGAAAGCCACCTATAAAGACGTGAAGGCCGATCTGCTGTCAAAGATCACCAAGGGCGAATGGGGGCCGGGTGATCTTGTCCCCAATGAGGTGGATCTGGCGGCGACCTATGGCTGTGCGCGCGCGACGGTGAACCGCGCCATGCGAGAGCTTGCCGACGACGGCATTATCGAACGTCGCCGCAAGGCGGGGACGCGCGTGCGCATGACCCCGATCCGCCAGGCGCGTTTCGACATTCCGGTCGTTCGGGACGAAATCGAGGAAAGGGGCGCGGCCTATCGCTATTCGCTGGTCAAGCGTTCGGTCGAACCTGCGCCAGACTGGCTGCGCGCGCGTCTGAACCTGCGGCCCGAGGGCATGGCACTGCATCTGGTCTGCATGCATTACGCTGACAGCGTGCCCTATGAACATGAAGATCGCTGGATCAATCTGGACGCGCTGCCACAGGCGGAAGAGATCGACTTCACTCAGGACCGGCCTAGCGAATGGCTGCTGGCGACGGTGCCCTTTTCCAAGGTCGAGATCAGCCTGTCTGCCGAGCTGGCGGATCAGCGGTTGACTGATTATCTGGCCTGCGCGATCGGGGATCCGGTCTTTACCATCGAGCGCTCGACCTGGTGGGAAGGCAAGGCCGTCACCTATGTGCGGCTGACCTATCGCCCCGGGCATCGGCTGACGACCCAGTATTGA
- a CDS encoding ABC transporter permease, whose product MNPILTIVLKRLLIGLLTLWLVTIIIFGAIELLPGDIATEKLGQAATEESLAAFREQFNLNGPVYQRYLSWLAGAVTGDFGVSLANQRPISEVIGQRTANTFFLAGYAAAISVPISIIAGMMAALYNGSWFDRLLSSTTLAAISFPEFFVAYILILIFAVGLGWFPSLANIDANASLGERLYSTFLPAMTLTLIVLAYMMRMTRAAILNLLALPYIEMAHLKGIKRWRVIAVHALPNALAPIINVIALNLAYLIVGVVLVEVVFVYPGLGQVLVDAVSNRDVTVVQAACLIFAATYILLNLLADILSIVVNPRLLHPR is encoded by the coding sequence ATGAATCCCATACTGACTATCGTGCTCAAACGTTTGCTGATTGGCCTGCTGACTTTGTGGCTTGTCACGATCATCATCTTCGGTGCAATCGAACTGTTACCCGGAGATATCGCCACGGAAAAACTGGGTCAGGCGGCGACCGAGGAAAGCCTTGCCGCCTTTCGCGAACAGTTCAATCTGAACGGCCCCGTCTATCAGCGCTATCTGTCATGGCTGGCGGGCGCGGTAACCGGCGATTTCGGCGTGTCACTGGCCAACCAGCGCCCGATTTCCGAGGTCATCGGCCAACGCACCGCCAATACCTTCTTCCTTGCGGGCTATGCGGCGGCCATCTCGGTTCCGATCTCGATCATCGCCGGGATGATGGCGGCACTTTACAACGGATCCTGGTTTGATCGCCTGCTGTCCAGCACGACGCTGGCGGCAATTTCCTTCCCGGAGTTCTTCGTCGCCTATATCCTGATCCTGATCTTCGCGGTCGGCCTCGGCTGGTTTCCCAGCCTTGCCAATATAGATGCCAACGCCAGCCTGGGCGAGCGATTGTACAGCACCTTCCTGCCGGCAATGACGCTGACGCTGATTGTTCTGGCCTACATGATGCGCATGACGCGGGCCGCGATCCTGAACCTGCTGGCCCTGCCCTATATCGAGATGGCCCACCTCAAGGGCATCAAACGCTGGCGCGTCATCGCCGTTCACGCCCTGCCCAACGCGCTGGCCCCGATCATCAATGTGATCGCATTGAATCTGGCCTATCTGATCGTCGGGGTGGTGCTGGTCGAGGTGGTCTTCGTCTATCCCGGCCTGGGTCAGGTGCTGGTCGATGCGGTCTCCAACCGCGATGTGACGGTCGTGCAGGCTGCCTGCCTGATCTTTGCCGCGACCTATATCCTGCTGAACCTGCTGGCGGATATCCTGTCCATCGTTGTCAATCCCCGCCTTCTGCACCCGAGATAA
- a CDS encoding ABC transporter permease: protein MHKLSLQLRDAPVSAWIGMFIVAFYAVLAIGAPLFAPFPESASVGAQYQPWVAPHYLGTDALGRDVLSRLIYGARNTVGIALVTTALAFALGASFGLLAATIGGWFDAISSRVVDILMAIPPLIFALLILTITGTSVTALILVIAVLDSTRVFRLARAVAQGVLTMDYIEVARMRGEGLFWLIRKEVLPNTAAPLIAEFGLRFCFVFLFISALSFLGLGIQPPTADWGGMVRESAKLIAFANFSTWQTATFGLAPLLPAGAIALLTIGVNLVVDWVLHMSSGLKE, encoded by the coding sequence ATGCACAAACTGTCTCTTCAACTTCGCGACGCCCCCGTCTCTGCATGGATCGGCATGTTCATCGTCGCCTTCTACGCGGTGCTGGCCATTGGCGCGCCCCTCTTTGCGCCCTTTCCCGAAAGCGCTTCGGTGGGCGCACAGTATCAGCCCTGGGTCGCGCCCCATTACCTGGGCACCGATGCCCTGGGTCGTGATGTGCTGTCCCGCCTGATCTATGGCGCGCGCAACACGGTCGGCATCGCGCTGGTCACGACCGCGCTGGCCTTTGCGCTTGGCGCCAGTTTCGGGCTGCTGGCCGCCACGATCGGCGGCTGGTTCGACGCCATCAGTTCGCGCGTCGTGGATATCCTGATGGCAATCCCGCCGCTGATCTTTGCGCTGCTGATCCTGACCATCACGGGAACCTCGGTCACGGCGCTGATCCTTGTGATCGCCGTGCTGGACAGCACGCGGGTCTTCCGCCTGGCGCGGGCCGTGGCGCAGGGCGTGCTGACAATGGATTACATCGAGGTCGCCCGGATGCGTGGCGAAGGCCTGTTCTGGCTGATCCGCAAGGAGGTGCTGCCCAATACCGCCGCGCCGCTGATCGCGGAATTCGGCCTGCGCTTCTGCTTTGTCTTCCTGTTCATCTCGGCGCTGTCTTTCCTCGGGCTGGGTATCCAGCCCCCGACCGCGGATTGGGGCGGCATGGTGCGCGAAAGCGCCAAGCTGATCGCCTTCGCGAATTTCTCGACGTGGCAAACCGCGACCTTCGGCCTTGCGCCGCTGTTGCCCGCCGGTGCCATCGCATTGCTGACAATCGGTGTGAACCTTGTGGTTGACTGGGTTCTGCACATGTCCTCTGGCCTGAAGGAATAG
- a CDS encoding ABC transporter ATP-binding protein — MSDLLLDMKNIAIEGRSDRQWKPIIKGVDLGLKRGEILGLIGESGAGKSTLGLAAMGYTKGGCRISGGSISFDGQELVGASEEALRQLRGKRIAYVAQSAAAAFNPAFKLINQYCEGPVQHGVMSRAEAQSDAIELYRKIRLPNPDSIGFRYPHQVSGGQLQRAMTAMAMACRPDLIIFDEPTTALDVTTQIEVLAAIRDIVREYNTAAIYITHDLAVVAQMADRIKVLLCGQEVEDAPAREMLANPQQEYTKSLWAVRDFRREPRPPREGGECTLLSVRNVHASYGIVKVLNNINLDIKRGSTVAVVGESGSGKSTLARAIMGLLPPTDGEILYDGTPLNKVGRKRSRGLQRHLQMIHQMADTALNPKQRIREIIGRPLTFFLGLKGAEKEARIRELLTLIELDPDEFMDRLPSELSGGQKQRICIARALAAEPDFIICDEVTSALDQLVAEGILRLLDRLQKELDLTYLFITHDIATVRSIADDVVVMQNGVIVEQGTKDAIFTPPHAPYTELLLSSVPEMDPDWLTQLLQERANPAAKQQTA; from the coding sequence ATGTCCGATCTTTTGCTGGATATGAAGAACATCGCGATCGAGGGTCGCTCGGACAGGCAATGGAAACCCATCATCAAAGGCGTCGACCTGGGCCTGAAACGGGGCGAGATCCTGGGCCTGATCGGCGAAAGCGGCGCGGGCAAATCCACGCTGGGACTGGCCGCCATGGGCTATACCAAGGGCGGATGCCGGATCAGCGGCGGCAGCATTTCCTTTGACGGGCAAGAGCTTGTCGGCGCCTCTGAAGAAGCCCTGCGCCAGCTGCGCGGCAAGCGCATCGCCTATGTCGCGCAATCGGCGGCAGCGGCCTTCAACCCGGCCTTCAAGCTGATCAATCAATATTGCGAAGGGCCTGTCCAGCACGGCGTCATGTCACGCGCCGAGGCCCAGTCCGACGCGATCGAGCTGTATCGCAAGATCCGCCTGCCCAATCCCGACAGCATCGGCTTCCGCTATCCCCATCAGGTTTCTGGCGGACAGTTGCAGCGGGCGATGACGGCGATGGCCATGGCCTGCCGTCCCGATCTGATCATCTTTGACGAACCCACCACCGCGCTGGACGTGACCACCCAGATCGAGGTTCTTGCCGCGATCCGCGACATCGTGCGCGAATACAACACCGCCGCCATCTATATCACCCACGATCTGGCGGTTGTCGCGCAGATGGCCGATCGCATCAAGGTGCTGCTGTGCGGCCAAGAGGTCGAGGATGCCCCGGCGCGCGAAATGCTGGCCAATCCGCAGCAGGAATACACCAAATCGCTTTGGGCCGTGCGCGATTTCCGTCGCGAACCCCGCCCCCCGCGCGAGGGCGGCGAGTGCACGCTGCTGTCAGTGCGCAATGTTCACGCCTCTTATGGCATCGTGAAAGTGCTCAACAATATCAACCTGGATATCAAGCGCGGCAGCACCGTGGCCGTGGTCGGCGAAAGCGGGTCGGGAAAATCGACGCTGGCGCGGGCGATCATGGGGCTGCTGCCGCCCACCGATGGCGAAATCCTCTATGACGGGACGCCCCTGAACAAAGTCGGGCGAAAACGCTCGCGCGGGTTGCAGCGTCATTTGCAAATGATCCACCAGATGGCCGATACGGCCCTGAACCCCAAGCAGCGCATCCGCGAAATCATCGGCCGTCCACTGACCTTTTTCCTTGGCCTGAAAGGCGCAGAGAAAGAGGCCCGCATCCGCGAATTGCTGACGCTGATTGAATTGGATCCTGATGAATTCATGGACCGTTTGCCCTCGGAACTGTCAGGGGGGCAGAAACAGCGCATCTGCATTGCCCGAGCCCTTGCGGCCGAGCCCGATTTCATCATCTGTGATGAGGTCACATCGGCGCTGGACCAACTGGTGGCCGAGGGCATCCTGCGGCTGCTGGACCGGCTGCAAAAGGAACTGGATCTGACCTATCTGTTCATCACCCATGACATCGCCACCGTGCGCTCGATCGCCGATGATGTGGTGGTCATGCAGAATGGCGTCATCGTCGAACAGGGCACGAAGGACGCGATCTTCACGCCGCCGCATGCGCCCTACACCGAGTTGCTGCTGTCCTCGGTCCCGGAAATGGACCCGGACTGGCTGACGCAGCTCTTGCAGGAACGCGCAAATCCGGCGGCGAAGCAGCAGACCGCCTGA
- a CDS encoding MarR family winged helix-turn-helix transcriptional regulator yields the protein MSLSLRKQFLPAVIGLHREIRKRFNLRAAALDMTYARAEALVAISANEGITQAELAERLDIRTPSMTRTLDHLEKQGLIERRAVSGDKRMRSLFLTDKAHSQASRVVGFIEELRRELYRDIDPEDLQKALNVIRHLQRNLDRMNG from the coding sequence ATGTCCCTTTCTTTGCGCAAACAGTTCCTGCCAGCCGTCATCGGACTGCATCGCGAAATCCGCAAACGGTTCAACCTGCGCGCAGCCGCGCTGGACATGACCTATGCGCGGGCCGAAGCGCTGGTCGCGATCTCGGCAAATGAGGGGATCACGCAGGCCGAGTTGGCCGAGCGCCTTGATATCCGCACGCCCTCCATGACCAGAACGCTGGATCACCTGGAGAAACAGGGGCTGATCGAGCGGCGCGCCGTTTCCGGCGACAAGCGCATGCGATCCCTGTTCCTGACCGACAAGGCCCATTCGCAGGCCAGCCGTGTCGTGGGCTTCATCGAGGAACTGCGGCGCGAACTCTATCGCGATATCGACCCCGAGGATCTTCAGAAGGCCCTGAATGTCATCAGGCACCTGCAGCGAAATCTGGACCGGATGAACGGCTGA
- a CDS encoding MFS transporter, with product MSANGTQTAGAMPPADNRVQTTAVYMFAAAFIALSQSLGQGFLSANISTLAGELGASVSDTTWLMVAFMAPRAALPLMLTKVRMQYGLRRFAEVSIVVYAAVAGISLFATDLRSALLVELLSGISAAPLSTLAFMYMLEPLSQQNKLRVGLPLAMTFISLGTPLGRALSPYLLENGSWNNLLVIKLGMSMTCLALVFRLPLASAERMKVIGGLDLISFSLIAASFFGFVACFTTGAIYWWTDAPWMGVVLAAAIAALVTAFVIELQRKAPLVDVRWLMTPAMLQFTAALFVFRIILSEQASGAPGLFQALGYSPIQMAPLFWIISAATLAGGLVCCLVLSPPHVPLVHLLALGLIAFGANLDAGANPQIAPSSMYLSQAIIGFAGMLYLPSAMAVGLMSALQRGPQYILSFIIIFLSSQILGATIGSGLFRTLISMRTTAHAQWLKEQLATGDAMVTQQLQQIAATLSHSMTDATLLQSRAAAQLGSTVAQQATIAAYNDVFHLISLLALGAAAVLMGHILLVTMRKRMARAPSVPAQ from the coding sequence ATGTCCGCCAATGGCACGCAGACGGCCGGGGCCATGCCACCGGCAGACAACCGGGTGCAGACCACCGCGGTCTATATGTTCGCCGCCGCCTTCATTGCCCTGTCGCAATCGCTGGGACAGGGGTTCCTGTCCGCGAATATCTCGACCCTGGCCGGAGAACTTGGCGCCTCGGTCAGCGACACCACATGGTTGATGGTGGCCTTCATGGCACCTCGGGCCGCGCTTCCGCTGATGCTGACCAAGGTGCGCATGCAATATGGTCTGCGCCGCTTTGCCGAGGTCTCTATCGTGGTCTATGCGGCGGTGGCAGGCATAAGCCTGTTCGCCACCGATCTGCGCTCGGCCCTGTTGGTGGAACTGTTGTCGGGAATCTCCGCTGCGCCGCTGTCCACTCTGGCCTTCATGTATATGCTGGAGCCCCTGTCGCAGCAGAACAAGCTGCGCGTCGGCCTGCCGCTTGCGATGACCTTTATTTCGCTGGGGACGCCGCTCGGGCGGGCGCTATCACCCTATCTGCTGGAAAATGGCAGCTGGAACAACCTGCTGGTCATCAAGCTGGGCATGTCGATGACCTGCCTGGCACTTGTCTTCCGCCTGCCCCTGGCCTCGGCCGAAAGGATGAAGGTGATCGGTGGGCTGGATCTGATCAGCTTTTCGCTGATTGCCGCGTCATTTTTCGGATTTGTCGCCTGTTTCACCACGGGGGCGATCTATTGGTGGACCGATGCGCCATGGATGGGCGTCGTCCTGGCGGCAGCGATCGCCGCACTGGTGACGGCCTTCGTGATCGAATTGCAGCGCAAGGCCCCGCTGGTCGATGTGCGCTGGCTGATGACCCCGGCCATGCTGCAGTTCACCGCCGCGCTTTTCGTGTTCAGGATCATTCTCAGCGAACAGGCCAGTGGTGCGCCGGGGCTGTTTCAGGCCCTGGGCTATTCCCCGATCCAGATGGCCCCGCTGTTCTGGATCATCTCGGCCGCGACGCTGGCGGGGGGACTTGTCTGCTGCCTTGTGCTGAGCCCGCCGCATGTGCCCCTGGTCCATCTGCTTGCCCTGGGTCTGATTGCTTTTGGCGCCAATCTGGATGCCGGCGCAAACCCGCAGATTGCCCCATCGAGCATGTATCTGAGCCAGGCAATCATCGGCTTTGCGGGCATGCTGTATCTGCCCTCGGCCATGGCGGTCGGACTGATGTCTGCGCTGCAGCGCGGCCCGCAATACATCCTCAGCTTCATCATCATCTTCCTGTCCAGCCAGATCCTTGGCGCGACGATCGGCAGCGGATTGTTCCGAACGCTGATTTCGATGCGCACCACGGCCCATGCCCAATGGCTGAAGGAACAACTGGCCACCGGTGACGCAATGGTTACACAACAGCTGCAACAGATCGCCGCGACCCTGTCGCACAGCATGACGGATGCCACGCTGCTGCAAAGCCGGGCTGCCGCGCAGCTTGGAAGCACCGTGGCACAACAGGCAACCATTGCCGCTTACAACGATGTGTTTCACCTGATCTCGCTGCTGGCGCTTGGCGCGGCGGCGGTTCTGATGGGGCATATCCTGCTTGTCACAATGCGCAAACGGATGGCCCGGGCGCCATCGGTTCCCGCGCAATGA